From one Pecten maximus chromosome 8, xPecMax1.1, whole genome shotgun sequence genomic stretch:
- the LOC117333338 gene encoding glycine-rich cell wall structural protein 1.0-like — protein sequence MKTLIILTTMLASALGNDLDDNGFIGGPFIGGIGGISDGIDHFGMNGIDDFGNGGFIGGGIGSIGAGIGHGGIRGGHGGVIGGGRVIGSGIAGVGRFRDIGGGFDDFGGIGGGRGLIGGGFDDSAGLIGGIGGVAGGHGAGIIGGGIGGVAGGHGAGIIGGGIGGVAGRHGAGIIGGGIGGVAGGHGAGIIGGGFGGVAGGHGAGIIGGGIGGVAGGHGSGAIGRGIIGGGQMGPYYDGYDRRDGFNGGFNTGSGGVIGGGVRGFGVGGMGRGFGDMSRGFDDMSRGFSKGHSKGYSKGYSKGSRPVIRQRVLPRVQPRINYQPRIRMPSFNRGIAGIGRMPYSKGFPYQSRSLGVTGFRRPIKGMGGIGMGSLGVPRYPQRTRMMSRPSNKGYSKGHYSKGYSKGRSY from the exons ATGAAGACGCTGATCATTTTGACGACAATGCTGGCTTCCGCTTTAGGGAATGATTTAG ACGACAATGGTTTCATTGGCGGTCCATTCATCGGAGGGATCGGCGGCATCAGCGATGGTATCGATCACTTTGGCATGAATGGCATTGACGATTTCGGTAATGGTGGCTTCATAGGGGGTGGCATTGGAAGCATCGGTGCAGGTATAGGCCATGGAGGCATACGGGGAGGACATGGAGGTGTAATCGGTGGGGGCAGAGTAATTGGCAGCGGCATTGCGGGAGTAGGACGATTTAGGGACATCGGAGGAGGCTTTGATGACTTCGGCGGCATTGGAGGAGGCCGTGGTCTCATTGGAGGTGGATTCGATGATAGTGCCGGCCTTATAGGAGGAATCGGGGGCGTTGCGGGAGGTCACGGAGCTGGTATCATCGGAGGAGGAATCGGGGGTGTTGCGGGAGGTCACGGAGCTGGTATCATTGGAGGAGGAATCGGGGGTGTTGCGGGAAGACACGGAGCTGGTATCATTGGAGGAGGAATCGGGGGCGTTGCGGGAGGTCACGGAGCTGGTATCATTGGAGGAGGATTCGGGGGCGTTGCGGGAGGTCACGGAGCTGGTATCATTGGTGGAGGAATCGGGGGCGTTGCGGGAGGTCACGGATCTGGTGCCATTGGAAGAGGAATTATAGGCGGTGGACAGATGGGGCCATATTATGATGGCTATGACAGACGGGATGGCTTCAACGGAGGAT ttAATACCGGATCGGGTGGAGTAATCGGTGGAGGAGTACGTGGATTTGGAGTCGGGGGCATGGGTAGGGGCTTTGGTGATATGAGCAGGGGCTTTGATGATATGAGCAGGGGCTTCAGCAAAGGACACAGCAAAGGATACAGCAAAGGTTACAGCAAGGGAAGCAGGCCTGTAATTAGACAACGAGTTCTTCCCCGAGTACAGCCAAGGATTAATTATCAGCCACGGATCCGCATGCCGTCATTCAACAGAG GAATTGCCGGAATAGGAAGGATGCCATACTCCAAGGGATTTCCGTATCAGTCCAGATCTCTCGGGGTCACTGGTTTCCGTCGCCCCATTAAAGGTATGGGAGGTATCGGGATGGGAAGTTTGGGAGTCCCAAGGTACCCCCAGAGGACCAGGATGATGAGCAGACCCAGTAACAAAGGCTACAGCAAGGGCCATTATTCAAAGGGATACTCCAAGG GTAGAAGCTATTAG